One window of the Clostridium sp. MB40-C1 genome contains the following:
- a CDS encoding DUF2922 domain-containing protein, translated as MKVLVMNFLTKNGSKASIRVGNVKDVLDAEEVSKAMDTIIAKNIFATKNGELERKDAASIVETTVEELEI; from the coding sequence ATGAAAGTTTTAGTAATGAACTTTTTAACTAAGAATGGATCTAAAGCTTCAATAAGAGTTGGTAATGTAAAAGATGTATTAGATGCTGAGGAAGTATCAAAAGCTATGGATACAATTATAGCCAAAAACATTTTTGCAACTAAAAACGGAGAGCTTGAAAGAAAAGATGCTGCCAGCATAGTTGAAACTACTGTAGAAGAGCTTGAAATATAG
- a CDS encoding DUF1659 domain-containing protein, whose protein sequence is MAKSTNIKSSLFLKYHLGQDDKGKEVYKTQTFNNVRTAAADEDIYSVGMALGSLLPDPIVEIFRKNVHLLTEN, encoded by the coding sequence ATGGCTAAATCAACAAACATAAAATCTTCTTTATTCCTAAAATATCATTTGGGACAAGATGATAAAGGAAAAGAAGTTTATAAGACTCAAACTTTTAACAATGTAAGAACTGCCGCTGCTGATGAAGATATCTATAGTGTTGGAATGGCACTTGGAAGTCTTCTACCTGACCCTATTGTTGAAATCTTTAGAAAGAACGTACATTTGTTAACTGAAAATTAG
- a CDS encoding ThiF family adenylyltransferase, whose product MIDRVVDILRSIDLVTDIEEMSNSNEYANKVYEKIIKFKLNIKNELVGIVMAIPTNWKRCLIDFYIDEYKEFAFIPHMGVRGLICLFDLEGVLIKHDFEALVNESIIRVNRTILEGIEGNNKIDFITEFDSYWLQLLGIELIDSFVNLDEGVKKIKCLTKQKKLKKEMIFSIFDKEEILNTTGTKGTIKNGIYISIRPEDYIYPPDWRKKLDVNYINKVLETSKFKYEMVKGLIEKFNRELLLFININQPNGVKIPIAIIIKARNGNLIRDNEYLQFDIECRCTPLFVNRSDSAYLISRGGIFKDIKNKKVLIVGCGSIGGYLTSELVKSGISNLTLVDKDILTAGNIYRHLLGLEYVGQHKTKAISKYIEKNIPFIKINTIEDKIEDLIENYMLDFEEFDLIISATGNHNVNRWINQYVKHNNVTPPVVYLWNEVLGIGNHVLFIDNKNKGCFECLIGNDENGLYDKTSYCERGQVFTKKYNGCSSTFLPFGSIHSLKTVGLGVEIVLKYFNGEIQENYLISQKGDDAYMKKEGLLTSDRYKYQKKETWKLSGIKFINRECSICCNEG is encoded by the coding sequence ATGATAGATAGAGTTGTAGATATACTTAGAAGTATAGATTTAGTCACAGACATAGAAGAAATGAGTAATTCTAATGAATATGCAAATAAAGTATATGAAAAAATAATAAAATTCAAATTAAACATCAAAAATGAATTAGTAGGTATAGTTATGGCTATACCTACTAATTGGAAAAGATGTCTAATTGATTTTTACATTGATGAATATAAGGAGTTTGCTTTTATACCTCATATGGGAGTCAGGGGATTGATATGTCTATTTGATTTAGAAGGTGTATTAATTAAACATGATTTTGAGGCATTGGTTAATGAAAGTATTATTAGAGTAAATAGAACGATACTTGAGGGTATTGAAGGAAATAATAAAATTGACTTTATAACAGAATTTGATTCATATTGGCTACAATTATTAGGTATAGAATTAATAGATTCATTTGTAAATTTAGATGAAGGCGTAAAGAAGATAAAATGCTTAACTAAACAAAAAAAGTTAAAAAAAGAGATGATATTTTCAATTTTCGACAAAGAAGAAATTCTAAATACTACTGGTACTAAAGGTACAATAAAGAACGGGATTTATATAAGTATAAGACCTGAAGACTATATATATCCTCCAGATTGGAGAAAAAAATTAGATGTTAACTATATTAATAAAGTATTAGAAACAAGCAAATTTAAATATGAAATGGTCAAAGGATTAATAGAAAAATTTAATAGAGAGCTTTTATTATTTATTAATATAAATCAGCCTAATGGAGTTAAAATACCGATAGCTATTATTATAAAAGCTCGTAATGGTAATTTAATAAGAGATAATGAATACTTACAATTTGATATTGAATGTAGATGTACTCCTTTATTTGTTAATAGGAGTGATTCTGCTTACCTTATAAGTAGAGGGGGTATATTTAAGGATATAAAGAATAAGAAAGTATTAATAGTTGGCTGTGGCTCTATTGGAGGGTATCTAACAAGCGAGTTAGTTAAATCAGGTATATCTAATTTAACTTTAGTCGATAAGGATATATTGACAGCAGGGAATATATATAGGCACTTATTAGGTTTGGAGTATGTGGGACAGCATAAAACTAAAGCCATTAGTAAGTATATTGAAAAGAATATACCTTTCATAAAAATTAATACAATTGAGGATAAAATTGAAGATTTAATAGAAAATTATATGTTGGACTTTGAAGAGTTTGACTTAATAATATCTGCTACAGGTAATCATAATGTGAATAGATGGATAAATCAATATGTTAAACACAATAATGTTACTCCACCAGTAGTATATTTATGGAATGAAGTATTAGGAATTGGTAACCATGTTTTATTTATAGATAATAAAAATAAAGGATGTTTTGAGTGTCTAATAGGAAACGATGAAAATGGTCTATACGATAAGACATCCTATTGTGAAAGAGGTCAGGTTTTCACTAAAAAATATAATGGTTGCAGTTCAACATTCTTACCATTTGGTTCTATACATTCATTAAAAACTGTTGGTTTAGGAGTAGAAATAGTTTTGAAATATTTCAACGGGGAAATACAAGAAAATTATTTAATATCTCAAAAGGGAGATGATGCTTATATGAAAAAAGAAGGGCTATTAACATCAGATAGATATAAGTATCAAAAGAAAGAAACTTGGAAATTAAGTGGAATTAAATTTATAAATAGAGAATGCAGTATTTGTTGTAATGAGGGATAA
- a CDS encoding nucleotidyltransferase, with product MSLQNQFEKFNKNIKMDYDENSELSSKRDILVKKLKANDDLPSFTVINQGSYAMYTGVEPLDNKDYDIDVGLRFNVNKDDYKPLTLKEKVYEILKDHTDYGAEIKQPCVTVTYKKNGDVGYHVDLVVYSYEDKDDINSQMYLARGKSGSKSENKKWEEADPMGLKDEIMSKFDDIDEKAQYRRVIRYLKRWKNKEFKSDGNSEPPGIGITLLAYEKFQSKYKIKDYVTLSREYNDLDALIYLVQQIKGMFSYQTYSNGRYLYRIELNLPVTPKTDVFFKMTDIQMTDFKDKIEELLDNLEEVKNEAEVVEQCEKLKDIFGDDFEVPEKRDTAKRQACMFAPNSSSGGR from the coding sequence ATGAGTTTACAGAATCAATTCGAAAAATTTAATAAAAATATAAAAATGGATTATGATGAAAATAGTGAATTATCTTCAAAAAGGGATATATTGGTTAAAAAGTTAAAAGCTAATGATGATTTACCAAGTTTTACTGTAATAAATCAAGGTAGTTACGCTATGTATACAGGTGTAGAACCGTTAGATAATAAGGATTATGATATAGATGTTGGATTAAGATTCAATGTAAATAAAGATGATTATAAGCCATTAACGTTAAAAGAAAAGGTTTATGAGATATTAAAAGACCATACGGATTATGGAGCAGAAATTAAACAGCCTTGTGTTACAGTAACCTATAAAAAGAACGGAGATGTAGGTTACCATGTAGATTTAGTAGTGTATTCTTATGAAGATAAAGATGATATTAACAGCCAAATGTATCTTGCAAGAGGAAAGAGCGGGTCTAAATCAGAAAATAAGAAATGGGAAGAAGCAGACCCAATGGGGCTAAAAGATGAAATAATGAGTAAGTTTGATGATATAGATGAAAAGGCACAGTATAGAAGAGTTATAAGGTATTTAAAAAGGTGGAAAAACAAAGAATTTAAATCAGATGGAAATAGTGAACCTCCGGGAATAGGAATAACTTTATTAGCATATGAAAAATTCCAATCTAAATATAAAATAAAAGACTATGTTACTTTATCAAGAGAGTATAATGATTTGGATGCTTTAATTTATCTGGTTCAACAAATTAAAGGAATGTTTTCATATCAAACGTATTCAAATGGTAGATATCTGTATAGAATTGAATTAAATTTACCAGTAACACCAAAAACAGATGTATTCTTTAAGATGACAGATATACAAATGACGGATTTTAAAGATAAGATTGAAGAGTTATTAGATAATTTAGAAGAAGTGAAAAATGAAGCAGAAGTAGTAGAACAATGTGAAAAATTAAAAGATATATTTGGAGATGACTTTGAAGTTCCAGAAAAACGAGATACAGCAAAGAGACAAGCGTGTATGTTTGCTCCTAATAGTTCTTCTGGAGGAAGATAG
- a CDS encoding YvrJ family protein codes for MDEIINIINNIGFPMTLSIYLLLHFEKKIDALTATIRDLAEVINSFNIEK; via the coding sequence ATGGATGAAATTATAAATATAATCAATAATATAGGTTTTCCAATGACACTATCAATCTACCTACTTCTACACTTTGAAAAAAAGATAGATGCTCTTACAGCTACTATTAGAGATTTAGCAGAAGTAATAAACTCTTTTAACATAGAGAAATAA
- a CDS encoding Mov34/MPN/PAD-1 family protein, translated as MSLTISNLGYKIKIKDEVIEILKAYRQIKKNNWEAGGMLIGYETISGNIIIEYATKPFKKDKRSRFSFDRLDKKHNKILRSIWKTQGNIHSYIGEWHTHPESYPNYSNQDKNNWIQIRDKMNKEKFVHIIVGNKSISLWEYNSNDKKIFKMGEVKYVEQNS; from the coding sequence ATGAGCTTAACAATATCGAATTTAGGCTATAAGATTAAAATTAAAGATGAAGTAATTGAAATATTAAAAGCTTATAGACAGATTAAGAAAAATAATTGGGAAGCAGGAGGTATGCTTATAGGATATGAAACAATAAGTGGAAATATCATAATTGAGTATGCTACTAAGCCTTTTAAAAAGGATAAAAGAAGTAGATTTTCATTTGATAGATTAGATAAGAAACATAATAAAATATTAAGGTCAATATGGAAAACACAAGGTAATATACATTCATACATAGGAGAATGGCATACTCATCCGGAGTCATATCCTAATTATTCTAATCAAGATAAAAATAACTGGATTCAAATCAGAGATAAAATGAATAAGGAAAAATTTGTTCATATAATTGTTGGAAATAAGTCAATTAGTTTATGGGAATATAACTCTAATGATAAAAAAATATTCAAAATGGGAGAAGTAAAATATGTGGAACAAAATAGTTAA
- a CDS encoding SAVED domain-containing protein, which yields MWNKIVKFILNINKSILTKITIVSGAVTFVWFIPKFVKYLHDIYAQLNNEIVKNGISFITDMDILVNGFKGVTYISICIFVVCLIIIVIRLIYKNKKIIDKVIIGHSSMSPVQFKAETNSEYEVREINLIDNMKENEDDYNKIKYAINKQDKFVDEFKRNINSKYEYGYMGIAHTPLILRMGNQIGDEIDVVLFHKYRTGNTKVFKELSNNKEFKHLSILRSHLKESSNELIVGLSTTYPIKYEELDILKPDDKNIIIFGLNPEELRFDVITSEKQVEDYTQYIMKEVRSVVKDNNITKIHMVLSTSVAMTFAVGQAISLNNDPSVTIYHYDINNSRKYTWGIDLSKDYDKCIVDTGSENFD from the coding sequence ATGTGGAACAAAATAGTTAAATTTATCTTGAATATAAATAAATCTATATTAACTAAAATAACTATTGTAAGTGGAGCTGTAACTTTTGTATGGTTTATCCCTAAATTTGTTAAGTATTTACATGATATTTATGCACAATTAAATAATGAAATTGTAAAAAATGGAATAAGCTTTATAACAGATATGGACATATTAGTTAATGGATTTAAAGGGGTTACTTATATAAGCATATGTATATTTGTAGTTTGCTTAATAATTATTGTGATTAGGCTTATATATAAGAATAAAAAAATTATAGATAAAGTAATAATTGGTCATTCGAGTATGTCGCCAGTACAATTTAAAGCAGAAACTAATAGTGAGTATGAGGTTAGAGAAATAAATTTAATTGATAATATGAAAGAGAATGAGGATGATTATAATAAAATTAAATATGCAATAAATAAACAAGATAAGTTTGTAGATGAGTTTAAGCGAAATATAAATTCTAAATATGAATATGGATATATGGGTATAGCTCATACTCCGTTAATACTTAGGATGGGAAATCAAATAGGAGATGAAATTGACGTAGTGTTATTTCATAAATATAGGACGGGTAATACTAAAGTTTTTAAAGAATTAAGTAATAATAAAGAGTTTAAACATCTAAGTATATTAAGGAGTCATTTAAAGGAAAGTAGTAATGAGTTAATAGTTGGACTATCAACGACATATCCAATTAAATATGAAGAATTAGATATTCTAAAACCGGATGATAAAAATATTATTATATTTGGACTTAATCCTGAAGAATTAAGGTTTGATGTAATAACAAGTGAAAAACAGGTAGAGGATTATACACAATATATTATGAAAGAAGTAAGAAGTGTTGTTAAGGATAATAATATTACCAAGATTCATATGGTTTTATCTACTTCTGTTGCAATGACATTTGCAGTAGGTCAAGCTATAAGTTTAAATAATGACCCATCTGTTACAATTTATCATTATGACATAAACAATTCAAGGAAATATACATGGGGAATTGATTTAAGTAAAGATTATGATAAATGTATAGTAGATACAGGTAGTGAAAATTTTGATTAA
- a CDS encoding transposase — protein MKRKKYSKDFKIGAINQVLQENKNISKVAKELGIIPTMLSRWIYEYKDNGEAAFTGNENKITNKEFQLEIMKKKLKELELENEILKKFQTFL, from the coding sequence ATGAAAAGGAAAAAATATTCAAAAGATTTTAAGATTGGGGCTATAAATCAAGTACTTCAAGAAAATAAAAATATATCAAAAGTAGCTAAAGAATTAGGTATAATACCAACTATGCTTAGTAGATGGATTTATGAATATAAAGATAATGGAGAAGCAGCTTTTACTGGAAATGAAAACAAAATTACCAACAAAGAATTTCAGTTAGAAATAATGAAAAAGAAACTTAAAGAATTAGAATTGGAAAATGAAATTTTAAAAAAGTTTCAAACCTTCTTATAA
- a CDS encoding sigma-70 family RNA polymerase sigma factor — MEDFIRKAKEGDRAAMVDIISKYKNLILKRASYYKVPGYDFEDLVQHGYLSVIKAVRMYKLGSNSYNGYIINAINLNFAALLKGTIKHYREVPDENILNKVKEYEFTIEDEVIAYDEVKRIYKAIDKLEPLEREILEGYYLNDKRIKDIAEDKEIKYQKGIKIKRQALKKLRKMLEKL; from the coding sequence GTGGAAGACTTTATAAGGAAAGCAAAAGAAGGGGATAGGGCAGCTATGGTTGATATCATAAGTAAATATAAGAATCTTATTTTAAAAAGGGCCTCTTATTATAAAGTACCTGGATATGATTTTGAAGACCTTGTTCAGCATGGTTATCTTTCGGTTATTAAAGCAGTAAGAATGTACAAGCTTGGATCCAATTCTTATAATGGATATATTATAAATGCTATTAATCTAAACTTCGCTGCTCTCTTAAAAGGAACTATAAAACACTATAGAGAAGTTCCAGATGAAAATATATTAAACAAAGTTAAAGAGTATGAATTTACTATAGAAGATGAAGTTATAGCTTATGATGAGGTTAAAAGGATTTATAAAGCAATAGACAAACTAGAACCACTAGAAAGAGAAATTTTAGAAGGATACTACTTAAATGATAAGAGGATTAAAGATATTGCAGAAGATAAGGAAATAAAGTATCAAAAGGGCATTAAGATTAAAAGACAAGCATTGAAAAAGTTAAGAAAGATGCTAGAAAAATTATGA
- a CDS encoding sugar O-acetyltransferase → MDFTEIMKQNKGYCSKHTDMPPELQQKAKELCWKYNQTGPSEGEKRSSILKELLGTYHPLTFIEPSFHCDYGFNIHTNGLTVINYNCVILDTSPVYIGANAFIAPGVCLTCAGHAMFPRQRAEGIGTSKPITIEDDVWIGANVTVCGGVTIGKGSIIGAGSVVNKDIPAGVVAVGNPCKVLREITEEDIINLSYE, encoded by the coding sequence ATGGATTTTACAGAAATTATGAAACAAAATAAAGGATATTGTTCAAAGCACACAGATATGCCACCAGAATTACAACAAAAGGCAAAAGAATTATGTTGGAAATATAATCAGACTGGTCCATCTGAAGGTGAAAAGAGAAGTAGTATTTTAAAAGAATTACTTGGAACTTATCATCCATTAACATTTATTGAACCATCGTTTCATTGTGATTATGGTTTCAATATACACACCAATGGACTTACTGTGATTAACTATAACTGTGTGATACTGGATACATCGCCAGTTTATATTGGTGCAAATGCATTTATAGCTCCTGGAGTTTGTTTAACATGTGCAGGGCATGCTATGTTTCCAAGACAAAGAGCAGAAGGAATAGGAACTTCAAAGCCCATTACAATAGAAGATGATGTATGGATTGGTGCTAATGTTACTGTATGTGGTGGAGTTACTATTGGAAAAGGTAGCATTATTGGAGCAGGAAGTGTGGTAAATAAAGATATTCCCGCAGGGGTAGTTGCAGTAGGTAATCCTTGCAAAGTATTACGAGAGATTACAGAAGAAGATATAATTAACTTATCATATGAGTAA
- a CDS encoding IS3 family transposase — protein MKKHKKLSDVRRLCKILQVSRQGYYQYLKRGKSSRTIENDVLLDKIKQVYYDNKGLYGSPRIAITLNYNGIFVSKNRVARHMKKINLQARTYKKKRNSYRKVEASLISDNLVKQSFYTNCKNKIWLGDITYIPVANTNIYLATFIDIFTRKIVAWTVSNRMNEDLVISALEKALTAEKPPIGVIIHTDRGSQYTSKSYQTKVVKYGAIPSMSRPGNPYDNALMESFYKTLKTELLIDGKFEAIEKAKNAVFEYIEMFYNTKRLHSSLGYVSPNQFEDQF, from the coding sequence ATAAAAAAGCATAAAAAACTATCTGATGTAAGAAGGTTATGTAAGATATTGCAAGTATCTAGACAGGGTTATTATCAGTATCTTAAAAGAGGAAAAAGTAGTAGAACTATTGAAAATGACGTTTTATTAGATAAAATAAAACAGGTTTACTATGATAATAAAGGGTTATATGGAAGTCCTCGAATTGCAATAACTTTAAATTATAACGGTATATTTGTAAGTAAAAACAGAGTAGCAAGGCATATGAAAAAGATTAATCTACAAGCAAGAACTTATAAAAAGAAACGAAATAGTTATAGAAAAGTGGAAGCTAGTTTAATTTCAGATAATCTTGTAAAACAAAGTTTTTATACTAATTGCAAAAATAAAATTTGGCTTGGTGATATAACATATATTCCTGTTGCAAATACAAATATATATTTAGCAACATTTATTGATATATTTACAAGAAAAATTGTTGCTTGGACAGTTAGTAACAGGATGAATGAAGATTTAGTAATAAGTGCTTTAGAAAAAGCGTTAACTGCTGAAAAGCCACCTATCGGTGTTATTATACATACAGATAGAGGTTCTCAATATACTAGCAAATCTTATCAAACAAAGGTAGTAAAATATGGTGCAATTCCTAGCATGAGTAGACCAGGAAATCCATATGATAATGCACTCATGGAATCCTTTTATAAAACATTAAAAACAGAACTTTTAATAGATGGGAAATTTGAAGCTATAGAAAAAGCAAAGAATGCAGTATTCGAATATATAGAAATGTTCTATAATACAAAGAGACTACATTCTTCATTAGGTTATGTTTCACCAAATCAATTTGAAGATCAATTTTAA
- a CDS encoding response regulator transcription factor yields MFTILIVEDDDTIAFGIKAFLLKNNYRVIHGKNLKEGKKLFKTDIDLILLDLNLPDGSGFDFCKYIKKIKDIPIIFLTVIDEESSIIKGLDMGGDDYITKPFKLSVLKSRITAVLRRTLKHNKEEDVLWCKDIKVIKSEAKVYKDNQEIELTVGEYNLLLQFLENKNCTLTRTILLEKLWDSNGDFVNNNTLSVAIKRLREKLEDYSLIKTVRGIGYRLEG; encoded by the coding sequence ATGTTTACAATTTTAATAGTTGAAGATGATGATACAATTGCTTTTGGAATTAAAGCATTTTTATTGAAAAATAATTACAGAGTTATTCATGGAAAAAATTTAAAAGAAGGTAAAAAGCTTTTTAAAACAGATATAGACTTAATATTACTAGATTTAAATCTTCCTGATGGATCAGGATTTGATTTTTGTAAGTATATAAAAAAAATTAAAGATATTCCTATAATTTTTCTTACTGTTATAGATGAAGAAAGTAGCATAATAAAAGGATTAGATATGGGTGGAGATGATTATATTACAAAACCTTTTAAATTAAGTGTTTTGAAATCTCGTATTACTGCCGTTTTACGTAGAACCCTTAAACATAATAAGGAAGAAGATGTTTTATGGTGTAAAGATATTAAAGTAATAAAGTCAGAAGCAAAGGTGTATAAAGATAACCAAGAAATAGAATTAACAGTTGGTGAATATAACCTATTACTGCAGTTTTTAGAGAATAAAAATTGTACTTTAACAAGAACTATCTTATTGGAAAAGTTATGGGACTCTAATGGAGACTTTGTAAATAATAATACATTATCAGTAGCTATAAAGCGTCTTAGAGAGAAACTTGAAGATTATTCTCTTATTAAAACAGTGAGAGGAATAGGTTATAGGTTGGAGGGATAA
- a CDS encoding IS3 family transposase (programmed frameshift), translating to MDYESETSSIQELCINYSISAYAFYKWRYNYEKYGVDGLRESKTYKKYSRELKEQVVLEYLSGKYSQRELVNKYGLTDKSVLKRWINNYNSHREVTAIPKGMRKSMAKGRSTSFRERMEIVQYCIDHKNNYQHTAEMHNVSYQQVYQWVKKYESGGENALQDRRGKKNETKLTPEEKIKLEMKRLEAENEKLRSENAFLKKLEGPRKEAVLSRIRQENKYIAISMLHEKEKFSVSLLCKIAMIPRSSYYKWTKREESVQETENTMLTAEIVKIYDEVDGIYGYRRMTLNLNHRLNKNFNHKRIYRLMRLASLQSVIRRKKKRYVKSAPRQVAKNLLNRTFSADRLNQKWLTDVTELKYGNSQKAYLSAIFDLYDNSIVAYVLGHTNNNDLVFSNLDLALSANPGAIPMLHSDRGFQYTSYGFKRKLDEAQMTQSMSRVGKCIDNGPMEAFWGTLKCERYYLHKYHTYEKLTNTINEYIIFYNTKRLQKRLNGLSPLEFRALAA from the exons ATGGATTATGAGAGTGAAACTAGCTCAATACAAGAACTCTGCATTAATTACAGTATTAGTGCCTATGCTTTTTATAAGTGGAGATACAACTACGAGAAGTATGGAGTAGATGGATTGAGAGAGTCGAAAACTTACAAGAAATATTCAAGAGAACTAAAGGAACAAGTTGTTCTTGAATATCTCTCTGGAAAATACTCACAAAGAGAACTTGTGAATAAATATGGATTAACAGATAAATCAGTGTTGAAAAGATGGATAAACAATTATAATAGTCATAGAGAGGTAACGGCAATACCGAAAGGAATGAGAAAATCTATGGCAAAAGGAAGAAGTACGTCTTTTAGAGAAAGAATGGAAATTGTACAGTACTGTATTGATCATAAAAATAACTATCAGCATACTGCTGAGATGCATAATGTTTCTTATCAGCAAGTATATCAATGGGTTAAAAAATATGAATCTGGTGGAGAAAATGCACTTCAGGATAGACGTGGTAAGAAGAATGAAACTAAGCTTACACCCGAAGAGAAAATAAAACTTGAAATGAAAAGGCTTGAGGCTGAAAATGAAAAATTAAGGTCGGAGAATGCATTTCTAAAAAAATTGGAGGGAC CTAGAAAGGAGGCAGTATTAAGCCGTATAAGACAAGAAAATAAGTATATCGCAATTTCAATGCTCCATGAAAAAGAGAAGTTCTCTGTATCTTTATTATGCAAAATAGCAATGATTCCACGCTCTTCATACTATAAGTGGACAAAGCGTGAAGAAAGCGTTCAAGAGACTGAAAACACGATGTTAACTGCAGAAATTGTTAAAATCTATGATGAAGTAGATGGTATCTATGGTTATCGAAGAATGACTTTGAACTTAAATCATAGGCTAAATAAAAACTTTAACCATAAACGCATCTATCGACTTATGAGACTAGCATCGTTACAATCTGTAATTCGCAGAAAGAAGAAACGTTATGTCAAGTCTGCTCCGCGGCAGGTAGCAAAAAATTTACTAAATCGTACATTTTCAGCCGATAGGCTGAATCAGAAGTGGCTTACTGATGTTACTGAGTTAAAATACGGTAACTCTCAGAAGGCCTATTTAAGTGCCATTTTTGATCTATATGACAACTCTATTGTCGCATATGTTCTTGGCCATACTAACAATAATGATCTTGTTTTTAGTAACTTAGACCTAGCCTTATCGGCTAATCCGGGCGCAATCCCTATGCTTCATAGCGATCGTGGTTTTCAATATACATCTTATGGTTTTAAGCGTAAGCTAGATGAAGCTCAAATGACACAAAGCATGTCACGTGTGGGCAAATGTATTGACAATGGACCAATGGAGGCTTTTTGGGGTACTCTTAAATGTGAAAGGTACTATTTGCATAAATATCATACATATGAAAAACTGACTAATACAATCAATGAATATATTATCTTCTATAATACTAAAAGACTTCAAAAAAGATTAAACGGCCTAAGCCCATTGGAATTTAGGGCTTTAGCCGCTTAA
- a CDS encoding helix-turn-helix transcriptional regulator, whose amino-acid sequence MKDMNSFKIKVKKRLVELNMTQRALAKELNTNENYLTDILAGRKSRTKYIEAINDYLGIKKTDKYRLNSPFLLDLIICNTTKIVAIAKVDN is encoded by the coding sequence ATGAAAGATATGAATAGTTTTAAAATTAAAGTAAAAAAAAGATTAGTAGAGCTGAATATGACACAAAGAGCATTAGCAAAAGAGCTAAATACGAATGAAAACTATTTAACAGATATTTTAGCAGGAAGAAAAAGTAGGACAAAGTATATAGAAGCAATCAATGACTATTTAGGTATAAAAAAAACAGACAAATATAGATTGAACAGCCCCTTTTTATTAGATTTAATTATATGTAATACAACTAAAATTGTTGCAATAGCTAAAGTAGACAATTAA
- a CDS encoding helix-turn-helix domain-containing protein, protein MNTLGKEIAYLRKKEGLSQRKLMDLLEFENLHKYEKDLREPNLTILKKLALHFNVSVDWLLVIENATINFDLNANEVKLIENIRKLSDVDKIKFEGMIELKLAEMQD, encoded by the coding sequence ATGAATACATTAGGAAAGGAAATTGCATATTTAAGGAAAAAAGAAGGTCTTAGCCAAAGAAAGCTGATGGATTTATTGGAATTTGAAAATTTACATAAATACGAAAAAGATTTAAGAGAACCCAATCTTACTATATTAAAAAAACTTGCTTTACATTTTAATGTGAGTGTAGATTGGCTTTTAGTAATAGAAAATGCTACTATAAACTTTGACTTAAATGCTAATGAAGTTAAGTTAATTGAAAATATAAGAAAATTATCTGATGTTGATAAAATAAAATTTGAGGGAATGATAGAATTGAAACTTGCAGAAATGCAAGATTAA